One Sporosarcina sp. FSL W8-0480 genomic window, GTGAAAATAACTTCACATACATGCTCTACACCGTGCTCGTCTACTACTGTCATTGTTTCTTGTCCATGTTCCATATAAATCACCTCATCTATTTTTTGAATCAAGATACCCTTGAAGTATCATGACTGCCGCCATCTTATCGATGACTGTTTTTCTTTTCTTTCTGCTGACATCTGCTTCGATCAGCATCCGTTCCGCCGCCATTGTCGTTAACCTTTCATCCCATAGCACAACTGGATAACCAAACGTTTCCTTTAAGAGTTCCGCATATTTTTCGGACGCTTCCCCTCTTGGACCGACTGAATTATTCATGTTTTTCGGATAACCAACAACGAAAGAAGTAACTGCATATTCACTAGCAAGCTCCTGAATTCTTGACATACCAAATTGGCCGGCACTTTCATCAATCTTAACCGTTTCGATGCCTTGAGCTGTCCACCCAAGTGCATCGCTGATTGCAATACCGACCGTTTTGGATCCAACATCCAACCCCATTACCCTCACTTGGATTTACCCCCGTTTTCACGGATGTAGAATTTCACAAGCTCCTCAAGAATTTCGTCCCTCTCCAGTTTTCGGATGAGGTTACGGGCTTCATAGTGGCGAGGAATATAAGCCGGGTCGCCAGATAGAAGATAACCGACAATCTGGTTAATAGGATTGTAACCCTTGTCCTCTAGTGCCTTATGCACATGAAGCATGACCAATTTCACTTCTTGCTCCATTGATTCCTCAGGAAAGTTGAATTTCATCGTTTTGTCGTATGAATTCATAGTCGACACCCCGCTTTCCAATCGTCCGTTTGTTAATCGGATATCTGTCCCACTTACTCTATACCCGACGCCTGTTTCCCGTTAAACGGATTTGACATAATCATACACGGATTGGAGGGCTACATCAAGTTTAGAAGCATCTTTTGCACCAGCCATCGCCATATCTGGACGCCCTCCACCTTTACCGCCGCACTCCGAAGCTACATGGTTGACGATTTTTCCGGCGTGGAATTTCCCGTCTTTCAAGTCTTCCGTCACTCCGGATGCAAGTAAAACCTTACCTTCCGTCGCCGCACCAAGTACAATTACACCTTTAACAATCTTTTGTTTCAATTCATCAATCATTTGCCTTAAGGCGTTGTTATCCTTAACATCCACTCTCGCTGATAGTACTGTCACATCGTCAATTTGTTGCGCCGTTGCCATTATATCGGATAGCTGGCTATTCCCCAATTTCGCAGAAAGTGAATCATTTTCACGATGCAACTCTTTTACCTCCGTCAAAGTGGCTTGGACCTTTGCTACAATCTCTTTTGGATTCGTTTTTAAGATTGTCGCAGCGCTATTCAATAGCTCCTCTTCCTCTTTGAATGAAAGGTAGGCTTGTTTGCCAGTAACCGCCTCGATTCGTCTTGTACCTGCACCTATGCCGCCTTCCGATTCAATCTTGAAAAGGCCGATAGTAGAAGTTGTCGGAACGTGGCAACCTCCGCATAGTTCAAGAGAAAAATCTCCTATGGATACTACACGAACAACATCGCCATATTTTTCACCGAATAAAGCCATAGCACCCATTTCTTTTGCTTCATTGATTGGCTTTTGTTCAATTTGAACTGTGATATCTTCCCAAATCTTTTCATTAACGTTTTCTTCAATCCGTTCCAATTCTTCTTTTGTAACTTGACCAAAATGCGAAAAGTCGAAACGTAGACGATCCGGTCCAACATATGAGCCAGCCTGATTGACATGATCACCAAGTACAAGTTTTAATGCTTTGTGAAGGAGATGCGTTGCTGTATGGTTTTTAATCGTCAATTTCCGTGAATCAGCATCCACCTCTGCATAGACATTGCTGTTATTCGAAACCTCACCAGAACGCACAGTTCCGGAATGTAAGTTTTGGCCATTCGGTGCCTTTTGGACATCCTTCACCTCGATGACAAATGCGTCACTTGAAACAATACCTTTGTCGGCGATTTGTCCTCCACTTTCAGCATAGAACGGAGTACGTTCAAGGATGAATTGGACTTCATCCCCTTCGGAAGCATGTGCAACCAATTCTCCATTATGCAATAGCACGGTAATTTGTGACTCGCAAGTTAACTGATCATAGCCGATGAACTCGCTTGTTTCATGAATATTCCCTAACACTTCTGATTGAACATGCATTGAATCGACATCTTGTCGAGCTGCCCTAGCACGTTTCCGCTGATTTTCCATTTCTTCCTCAAAGCCAACACGGTCGACCGTAACACCAGACTCTTCTGCAAACTCTTCAGTCAGCTCAAACGGGAAGCCGTACGTGTCATATAACTTAAATGCATCTTCACCGGATACAACTGAATGGTTAGCTGCTTTCGCTTTTTCCATAACACCATTCAAAATGGATAGACCTTCATTCAATGTTTCATGGAAGCGTTCTTCCTCATTCTTGATCACTTTCATGATGAAAGCTTCTTTTTCCTTAACTTGTGGATAGAAGTCTTTCATTACTTCCCCAACGACCGGAACAAGTTCGTACATGAATGGCTTATTAATGCCCAATTGTTTTGCGAATCGTACTGCGCGGCGTAGAAGTCTACGTAATACATACCCTCTTCCTTCGTTTGAAGGTAATGCTCCGTCGCCAATCGCAAATGCAACAGTTCGGATATGGTCAGCTATTACCTTAAACGCTGTGTCCTTCTCATCATTTCCACCATACTTTTGACCGGATACGTTTTCTACAGACTGTATAATCGGCATAAACAGATCCGTGTCAAAGTTCGTTGGCACTTCCTGGATGACGGAAACAAGTCGTTCAAGTCCCATTCCGGTATCGATGTTTTTCTTCGGAAGCGGTGTGTATGTGTTATCCGGATTATGGTTAAATTCGGAAAAAACTAGGTTCCAGATTTCCAAATACCGTTCATTTTCACCACCTGGGTACAATTCAGGATCTGAAAAATCATCGCCGTATGACGGTCCACGATCATAGAATATTTCGGAGTTCGGGCCGCTTGGTCCCTCGCCGATATCCCAGAAGTTCCCTTCCAGTCGGATAATGCGCTCTTCAGGAATGCCGATTTTGTCTTTCCAGATCGCGTATGCTTCGTCGTCTTCCGGATGGATGGTGACGGATAGTAATTCAGGGTCGAAGCCGATCCATTTTTCATTAGTTAGGAAATCCCATGCACGGATGATGGCTTCTTCTTTGAAGTAGTCACCGATAGAGAAGTTGCCTAACATTTCGAAGAATGTATGGTGGCGTGCTGTTTTGCCGACGTTTTCAATGTCGTTTGTACGGATTGATTTTTGGGCGTTGACGATACGTGGGTTGGTTGGGATGACACGTCCGTCGAAGTATTTTTTTAGGGTTGCGACTCCGCTGTTGATCCAGAGGAGTGATGGGTCGTCGATTGGTACTAGGGGTGCTGATGGTTCTTCGCTGTGTCCGTGTTGTTTGAAGTATTCAAGGAACATTCTTCGGATTTCAGCTGATGTTAGTTTTTTCATGGGGTTTTCCTCCTTATGATTTCAATAATTATTGCCACCGTTGCTTTGCGTTTCAGGCGGACGCTTTCCGTGGGGCGCGGGTGAGCCTCCTCGTCGCTTCGCTCCTGCGGGGTCTCACCATTCGCGCTTAACCCCACAGGAGTCGCCGCCTTCCACTTCAAGCAACTAGACATACTTACCTATCTGTAGAATAGATAGAAAAAAACCAAAAATAAAAAATCCCCGCCCCTGTACAAGGGACGAAGATTTTTCGTGGTACCACCCTAATTTACCGGTAATAAGACTGACCGGTATCTCAAGAAGCCTTAACGCGGCTGACGGCAAGGATTAGTTGCTCTCGGGAGTAGCTTTCCGGCAAATGGCCATGGGAATCCTTACAGCCTCGGGATTCCTTTCTGAACATGGTGATAGGCGTACTTTCTCCGTCAACGAATTTATTATGTGATACTTTGGATTATAGGGAAAAGATTTCGATGTGTCAATCGATTGCCTCGGAAAAGTCGTATGGGGTGATTCCCCTCATACCAATCATCGGGTCAATACCTAAAATTGTTTCTCTTGTTAACCTGTATTCTTTTTTGTTTACTACAACGTCGAAATCAGGTTTGTCCTGTGTTTCGACATGTGTTGCTTGTTCGTTTGTTTCGATTATATTTTCATTTTCCAAGATAGATTCTTTGCGTAGCCTTTCCTTAAGGGTCGTCTGGCGCTCGAGTTCGTCTGTCCGGTTAATGCCGATTATGAATTCTTCTGGCTCACCGCATAGAATCAAAAAGTTTTTAGCCCGTGTAATTCCTGTGTAGAGAAGATTTTTCCGGAGCATTTTTCGATAGCCTCGGACGACGGGCATGACGACAATTGGAAATTCACTGCCTTGTGATTTATGGATTGAACAGCAGTAGGCGAGTGTTATTTGATTTAGGTCATTACGTTCATATTCCACTTCAATCCCGTCATACGAAACGATCAGCATTTCCTTTTTGTCCACTGTTTCGCTGGCTTTGATGATAGAGATGACTTCGCCCATGTCGCCATTGAACACATTGCTTTCGGGTTGATTGACTAGTTGGAGCACTTTGTCCCCAATCCGGTAAACTGTTTCCCCGAATACAACTTCTTTCCGGTCGGGACCCGGCGGATTGACCATCTGCTGGATCATTTTGTTTAATCCATCTATACCTGCAGGACCTTTATACATTGGTGCAAGCACTTGGATGTTTTTAATATGGTGCCCTTTTGAGATTGCGTTTTTGATGACCTGTTCAACGACTTCAAGGATTTGATCTCCATACGCTTTGATGAATGAACGATCTCCTGTTTTCCGAGTGATGTCATCTGTCCAGTCGCCGTTTTTAATCATATGTGCCATTTCAATGATTGTAGATCCTGCACTTTGACGATAGATTTCGGTCAGTTCGACAACCGGGATTTTTCCGGAGTGGAGCATATCTTTCAAGACTTGTCCCGGTCCAACAGGGGGCAGCTGATCTTGGTCTCCGACGAAAAGTATTTGGATGTCGTTTTGTAATGCCTTCAGCAATTGATGCGCCAGCCATGTATCGACCATCGACATCTCATCGATTATGATGAGACGCCCTTCCACTTCTTTCCCGATTGCGTCATCCTTCTCCTGGCCGGTAAAACCAAGAAGCCGATGGATGGTCATTGCCGGTAGACCTGTGGATTCGGACATCCTTTTAGCCGCACGTCCAGTCGGAGCAGCCAAAACAATCGGAAAGCTTTCTTCTTTTTTCGCATAGACTTTAGGGTCTAATGAAAGGCCATGCAATTCGGCATATACTTCAACTAATCCCCGAATTACAGTTGTTTTACCAGTACCTGGCCCACCGGTTAGAATCATCGCTGGGGAATGAATAGCTTCCTGAATGGCTGCGACCTGGGTTTCTGCATAGCTGACGCCAAGACGCTCTTCGGCTTCACCAATTGCTTTGCGGATTTCGGATACTGGAAATTTATCGGCATGGTCATTCTCCATTATCCGTTCCATTTTCGAAGCGATGCCAATTTCCGAGAAATAAAGAGAAGGGACATAAAGCCTTTTACCTTCCCCGCAAAGCTTCCCTTCTTCTACCAATTCAATAATCATTTGTGTAATTTGCTGAAAGGTCACTTCTTCCTTTTGGCTACTTTCAAGTAGGCGCTTCACTTCTGGCAAAATCATTTCAGCCTCTAAATAGACATGGCCAGCCGACTGGACCCCTTGGTTAATTGAATGAAGAATCGCTGCCTTCACTCGCGAAGGGTGGCTACCAGTAATTCCAAGTTGTTTACCTAATTCATCCGCTCGTTGAAATCCTATTCCTTCAACGTCTTCTATCAACCGGAAAGGGTTCTCTTTTAATAGCTCAATTGCTTCCTCACGGTATGTCTGGAAAATCCGCATGGATAGCTGGGGGCCGAACCCCCATTCATTCAATTGGACCATTGACCGCTCTAAACCTAAATTTTCCTGTAATACTGTTACAAGTGTTTCTTTCCTCTCTTCTGAAAGCTTCGGAATGCGGTCAAGCACAGATGGGTTTTCTAAAATTTGCTGGATTGCGTCCATTCCTAAAATCTTTACAATCGTATCTGCTGTTTTTCTACCTATTCCGGGGAATAAATCACTTGATAGATAATGAACGATTCCGGTTTCAGTTTCTGGCATTTCCTTGGAGAAGGTGTGGACATCGAATTGCTGTCCATAGGTCGGATGGTTGACAAGTACGCCGGTTAATCGATAATCCTCTTCGTTCGCTAAGGGCGGAAAGTTCCCTTTTATGACGATTTCCCTATCCGCATAGCCGCTATTTGTTTTCGTTATTTTCAATTTGACGATTGAAAATAGATTATCGGGATTGTGGAAGATTGTAACTACTGGTCTTCCAACTATGAACATCGCCTCTGTCTTTCCCGCCATACCTTCCACCACCTTAACCATCAACTGTTATGATTGTTCGCCCATTTTGATCATGTCGTAAATATATCGTGCCTGAGTATGTTCCGGTTCCAGTGTGAATGCTTTTTCAAGATGATGAAGAGCATCCTCTTTCCGGTTTGTCGAAACTGCATACAACACACCGATATTATAATGGGCATCGGCATTTTCCTCGTCGTTTTCAAGGATAAATTGAAGTTCTTTTCTTGCCTCCTCAAATAGTTCCATTTCAGCAAGGAGAATTCCATAGGTCAACCTGATTTCGAGGTCAGCAGGTGCCAATTCAGCCGCCCTTTGAAAATATGGCAAGGCAAGTTTACTATTGCCGGATTGTTTCAAGCTTTTTCCAAGCATGAAAAAAGCATCTGCTTCTTGTAAACCGGCACGGATTGCTCTTTCATAAATTCGAGTTGCCTCTTCAAAACGGTCATTCGTAAAATAGAGGTTGCCTAAGCCATATAAAGCTGAACCGGCATTTTCGTCTAAAGAAATCGCCTTTTGAAAGAAACGCTCCGCCCTTTCCGTGTCACCAAGGGAAGCAAAAACATTCGCTATGTTAATGTATCCTACAGGATTGTCCGGCTCCTCTTCGGCTGCTTTCATGAAAGCTTCTATCGCTTTTTCATATGCCCCTTCTTGAAGAGCTTTTATACCAATTTCATTGTATTCCATGGAATAACCTCTCATCCTACGTAATCTAATTGCACTCCGTTTTTGATGACTGTATCGATCGTTCCGCCACCAAGACATTCTTCACCGTCATAGAACACTACTGCTTGACCAGGTGTAATCGCTCTAACGGGTTCAGCAAACGTAACAATGGCCTTGCCATTATCCAACAGTTCAACTGCCACTTTCGTATCAGGTTGACGGTAACGGAATTTCGCCGTACATTCAAATGTTTTAGGCATCTCACGAGCGGTTGAAAAACTGACATTAATAGCAGTCAAGCTATCGGAGTAGAGTGCATCATGATGGAATCCTTGACCGACAAGCAATGTATTATTTTTCAGGTCTTTTCCAATTACGAACCAAGGTTCACCGGAACCACCGATGCCAAGGCCATGACGCTGTCCGATTGTATAATACATTAGGCCATCATGTTTTCCGACGGTTTTTCCATCCATCGTTTTCATTGCCCCAGGTTGAGCCGGCAAGTATTGTCCTAAGAATTCCTTGAAATTCCGTTCGCCGATAAAGCAAATGCCTGTCGAATCTTTTTTCTTCGCTGTTGTTAACCCAGCTTTTTCTGCAATTTTACGAACTTCCGATTTATCAAGATGCCCAAGCGGGAACATCACTTTTTGTAATTGGTCCTGTGTCAGTTGGTTAAGGAAGTAAGTCTGATCTTTATTTTCATCTTTCCCTCTTAACATCGCGACGCCTTGCTCTGTTTCTACGACTTGGGCATAGTGGCCGGTTGCCAAGAAATCTGCTCCAAGGCTGATTGCATGATCCAAAAACGCATTGAATTTTATTTCTTTATTACACATTACGTCGGGGTTCGGCGTCCTCCCGGCTTTGTATTCTTCAAGGAAGTAGGAAAATACTTTATCCCAATATTGTTGTTCAAAATTGACTGCATAATAGGGGATTCCGATTTCATTACAGACACTGATTACGTCTTCGTAGTCCTCAGTAGCTGTACAAACCCCAAACTCATCAGTGTCATCCCAGTTTTTCATAAAAATACCGATGACGTCATATCCTTGTTCCTTTAATAGCAATGCCGCAACAGAAGAGTCAACACCTCCGGACATTCCTATTACTACTCTCGTTTCCGAAATCGGTTTAGTTAAAGTTCTCATTGTAATTCATCCTTTTTAAATTCATTTCACTAGTCGTTTTACGATGTCCGATGTTTTTTGCGCTGCATCTCGGATATCATCTTCATCAAGACCAAGTCCAAAGCTGAAACGGACAGAGTTCCTTAATTTCGCAGATTCGCTCCCGCATATTGCGGATAAGACATGGGATGGCTCGAGAGACCCAGCTGTACAAGCGGATCCGCTCGATACCGCAATTCCCGCCATATCCATATTTACCAACAGGGATTCGATATCTGTTCCTTGGAAACTTATATTGATAACATGCGGGAGTCTTTCCGCTCCCCCTGCATTCACTTCGTAGATTACATTGTTCTTTTCAAAAGTCTCTATTAAGACCTTTTCAAAGCCTGCATATTTTTTACGGTTTTGGACCATCTCTTGTTGGGCTACTTTCACGGCCTCTGCAAAGGCTGCAATCGCAGGCACATTTTCCGTCCCCGCTCTTCTTTTTCTTTCCTGTTCACCACCAATAAGTAGTGGATTCGTTTGAAGTCCTTTTCTTTGGTACAGGAAGCCGACCCCTTTAGGTCCATTTAACTTATGGGCGGAAGCACTTAGTAGATCAACTTGAAGTTCATTCACATTTAGTTCCACTACCCCGAATGCTTGTACAGCGTCTGTATGAAAAACAGCCTGATGTTCCTTCAGTACTTCTCCGATTTCCTTGATTGGCTGGATTGTGCCAATCTCATTGTTTCCGTACATGATGGACACAAGAATTGTTTCATCTGTTAGTGCATCCTCTATTTGTTGTACATGTACTACTCCGTTTTCATCAACAGGTAAATAGGTTACCTGAAAACCGGATTTCTCTAATTCTTTACAAGAATTCAGAACCGCATGGTGTTCGATTGCGGTTGTAATGATATGATTACCTTTTTCTTTCATCGAATTTGCTGTGCCAAAAATGGCTATATTATCTGCTTCGGTGCCTCCTGAAGTAAAGATGATTTCAGTCGGTTCGGCATGTATCGCTTCTGCTATCGTTTTTCTTGAGTCATCTAAAAGTTTACGAGCAGTACGACCGAATGTATGAATGCTTGAAGCATTCCCGAATACAGTGTCCATTGCGCGCATATAGACAGCACTAACTTCCGGATGTATAGGAGTTGTGGCAGCATGATCTAAATATATCATCGTCTTGTTTCTTCTCCTTCACAGGATTATATATAAAACATATAACCATCTAAATTTGTAGA contains:
- a CDS encoding tetratricopeptide repeat protein, which encodes MEYNEIGIKALQEGAYEKAIEAFMKAAEEEPDNPVGYINIANVFASLGDTERAERFFQKAISLDENAGSALYGLGNLYFTNDRFEEATRIYERAIRAGLQEADAFFMLGKSLKQSGNSKLALPYFQRAAELAPADLEIRLTYGILLAEMELFEEARKELQFILENDEENADAHYNIGVLYAVSTNRKEDALHHLEKAFTLEPEHTQARYIYDMIKMGEQS
- a CDS encoding IreB family regulatory phosphoprotein, which codes for MNSYDKTMKFNFPEESMEQEVKLVMLHVHKALEDKGYNPINQIVGYLLSGDPAYIPRHYEARNLIRKLERDEILEELVKFYIRENGGKSK
- the ruvX gene encoding Holliday junction resolvase RuvX yields the protein MRVMGLDVGSKTVGIAISDALGWTAQGIETVKIDESAGQFGMSRIQELASEYAVTSFVVGYPKNMNNSVGPRGEASEKYAELLKETFGYPVVLWDERLTTMAAERMLIEADVSRKKRKTVIDKMAAVMILQGYLDSKNR
- a CDS encoding ATP-dependent RecD-like DNA helicase gives rise to the protein MAGKTEAMFIVGRPVVTIFHNPDNLFSIVKLKITKTNSGYADREIVIKGNFPPLANEEDYRLTGVLVNHPTYGQQFDVHTFSKEMPETETGIVHYLSSDLFPGIGRKTADTIVKILGMDAIQQILENPSVLDRIPKLSEERKETLVTVLQENLGLERSMVQLNEWGFGPQLSMRIFQTYREEAIELLKENPFRLIEDVEGIGFQRADELGKQLGITGSHPSRVKAAILHSINQGVQSAGHVYLEAEMILPEVKRLLESSQKEEVTFQQITQMIIELVEEGKLCGEGKRLYVPSLYFSEIGIASKMERIMENDHADKFPVSEIRKAIGEAEERLGVSYAETQVAAIQEAIHSPAMILTGGPGTGKTTVIRGLVEVYAELHGLSLDPKVYAKKEESFPIVLAAPTGRAAKRMSESTGLPAMTIHRLLGFTGQEKDDAIGKEVEGRLIIIDEMSMVDTWLAHQLLKALQNDIQILFVGDQDQLPPVGPGQVLKDMLHSGKIPVVELTEIYRQSAGSTIIEMAHMIKNGDWTDDITRKTGDRSFIKAYGDQILEVVEQVIKNAISKGHHIKNIQVLAPMYKGPAGIDGLNKMIQQMVNPPGPDRKEVVFGETVYRIGDKVLQLVNQPESNVFNGDMGEVISIIKASETVDKKEMLIVSYDGIEVEYERNDLNQITLAYCCSIHKSQGSEFPIVVMPVVRGYRKMLRKNLLYTGITRAKNFLILCGEPEEFIIGINRTDELERQTTLKERLRKESILENENIIETNEQATHVETQDKPDFDVVVNKKEYRLTRETILGIDPMIGMRGITPYDFSEAID
- the mnmA gene encoding tRNA 2-thiouridine(34) synthase MnmA, coding for MRTLTKPISETRVVIGMSGGVDSSVAALLLKEQGYDVIGIFMKNWDDTDEFGVCTATEDYEDVISVCNEIGIPYYAVNFEQQYWDKVFSYFLEEYKAGRTPNPDVMCNKEIKFNAFLDHAISLGADFLATGHYAQVVETEQGVAMLRGKDENKDQTYFLNQLTQDQLQKVMFPLGHLDKSEVRKIAEKAGLTTAKKKDSTGICFIGERNFKEFLGQYLPAQPGAMKTMDGKTVGKHDGLMYYTIGQRHGLGIGGSGEPWFVIGKDLKNNTLLVGQGFHHDALYSDSLTAINVSFSTAREMPKTFECTAKFRYRQPDTKVAVELLDNGKAIVTFAEPVRAITPGQAVVFYDGEECLGGGTIDTVIKNGVQLDYVG
- the alaS gene encoding alanine--tRNA ligase codes for the protein MKKLTSAEIRRMFLEYFKQHGHSEEPSAPLVPIDDPSLLWINSGVATLKKYFDGRVIPTNPRIVNAQKSIRTNDIENVGKTARHHTFFEMLGNFSIGDYFKEEAIIRAWDFLTNEKWIGFDPELLSVTIHPEDDEAYAIWKDKIGIPEERIIRLEGNFWDIGEGPSGPNSEIFYDRGPSYGDDFSDPELYPGGENERYLEIWNLVFSEFNHNPDNTYTPLPKKNIDTGMGLERLVSVIQEVPTNFDTDLFMPIIQSVENVSGQKYGGNDEKDTAFKVIADHIRTVAFAIGDGALPSNEGRGYVLRRLLRRAVRFAKQLGINKPFMYELVPVVGEVMKDFYPQVKEKEAFIMKVIKNEEERFHETLNEGLSILNGVMEKAKAANHSVVSGEDAFKLYDTYGFPFELTEEFAEESGVTVDRVGFEEEMENQRKRARAARQDVDSMHVQSEVLGNIHETSEFIGYDQLTCESQITVLLHNGELVAHASEGDEVQFILERTPFYAESGGQIADKGIVSSDAFVIEVKDVQKAPNGQNLHSGTVRSGEVSNNSNVYAEVDADSRKLTIKNHTATHLLHKALKLVLGDHVNQAGSYVGPDRLRFDFSHFGQVTKEELERIEENVNEKIWEDITVQIEQKPINEAKEMGAMALFGEKYGDVVRVVSIGDFSLELCGGCHVPTTSTIGLFKIESEGGIGAGTRRIEAVTGKQAYLSFKEEEELLNSAATILKTNPKEIVAKVQATLTEVKELHRENDSLSAKLGNSQLSDIMATAQQIDDVTVLSARVDVKDNNALRQMIDELKQKIVKGVIVLGAATEGKVLLASGVTEDLKDGKFHAGKIVNHVASECGGKGGGRPDMAMAGAKDASKLDVALQSVYDYVKSV
- a CDS encoding cysteine desulfurase family protein; translation: MIYLDHAATTPIHPEVSAVYMRAMDTVFGNASSIHTFGRTARKLLDDSRKTIAEAIHAEPTEIIFTSGGTEADNIAIFGTANSMKEKGNHIITTAIEHHAVLNSCKELEKSGFQVTYLPVDENGVVHVQQIEDALTDETILVSIMYGNNEIGTIQPIKEIGEVLKEHQAVFHTDAVQAFGVVELNVNELQVDLLSASAHKLNGPKGVGFLYQRKGLQTNPLLIGGEQERKRRAGTENVPAIAAFAEAVKVAQQEMVQNRKKYAGFEKVLIETFEKNNVIYEVNAGGAERLPHVINISFQGTDIESLLVNMDMAGIAVSSGSACTAGSLEPSHVLSAICGSESAKLRNSVRFSFGLGLDEDDIRDAAQKTSDIVKRLVK